Part of the Arsenicicoccus sp. oral taxon 190 genome, CGGCGAAGGGGATGTCGAGCTCGTCGTGGATCACCACGAGCCGCGACGGCGGCACCTTGTAGAAGGACATGAGGGCCTTGACCGGCCCGCCGGACTCGTTCATGTAGGACGCGGGGACGGCGAGCACGGCGCGGGGGCCGGGCGCGCCCGCCGGGAGCACCCCGACCCGCACCTCGGCGGCGTCCGCGCGGGCCTTGTGGCGCCGCAGCCCCGTCCCGGCCCGCCGGGCGAGCACGTCGACCGCCATGGCACCGACGTTGTGACGGTTCCTGGCGTAGTCCGCCCCGGGGTTGCCGAGGCCCACGACGAGCCAGGTGTCGGAGGTGGTCATGGCTCAGATCCTCCCAGAGGCGAGACGGTGGCAGGACGACGCGGCGCCCGGGCCAGGCCCGGGCGCCGCGTTCGTCATACGGCAAGTGCGGGGGTGGGTGAGGCTCAGGCCTCGTCGCCCTCCGGCTTGTCCTCGGACTCGGCGTCGCCCTCGGCGGCGTCGCCCTCGGCCTCGCCACCCTCCTCGGCCTCGTCCTTCTCGATGCCGGCCTCGCCCTCGGCCTCGGCCAGCTCGGCCTCGAGGGCCTCCGCGGACACCTGCTGGGTGATGTTGACGACCAGCAGCTCCTCGTCGGAGACGAGGGTGGAGCCGGCGGGCAGCTCGAGCTGCTTGGCCAGGATCTGGGTGCCGGCCTCGAGGCCCTCGACGGAGACCTCGACACCCTCGGGGATGTGGGTGGCCTCGGCCTCGACCTGGATCTGGCTGTTCTCGACGGTGACGACGGTCTCGGCCGCGGCCTCGCCGGTGACGATCACGGTGATGTCGACGGTGACCTTCTCGCCGCGATTGACGGTGACGAGGTCGACGTGGTCGATGACCGGCTTGATCGGGTCGCGCTGCACGTCCTTGGCGAGGGCGAGCTGCTCCTTGCCGTCGATGACGATGGTCAGCAGCGCGTTGGGGTTCTTCAGCGCCTGCCAGGTGTCGTGCGCCGGGAGGGCGACGTGGATCGGCTCGGCGCCGTGGCCGTAGATCACGGCGGGGGTCTTGCCCTCGCGGCGGGTGCGGCGGGCAGCGCCCTTGCCGAACTCGGTGCGCAGGTCGGCCTGGAGCTTGATGGCGTCGGACATGACGACTCCTCGAGAGGGATGGTGGGGACATCGGGTCGGGCCTCGACGCGGGACACGGCGCGGGCGCGCGCGGGAGACGACTCCCACCGCCTTGTCGATCACGGACCTGCCCGATGCTCTCCACCGCGCGGCGTCCCTCGCCGAGGCAACCTGGACAGCATAGCGGAGGAGGCCGTATGCCGGAAAAACCTCCCGTACTGCCCGGCGACTACCAGGTGGTGGAGGCGCGGCCCATGCCGTGGTAGGTCCAGCCGGCCGCCTCCCAGGCCTGCGGGTCCAGGGCGTTGCGGCCGTCGATCACCGCACGGTCCTGCACGATCGCGCCCAGCCGCTGCGGGTCCAGCGTCGTGAACTCCCGCCACTCCGTCAGCAGCATCACCAGCTCCGCGTCCAGGCACGCCGCCCGCGCGTCCGGAGCCGTCTGGATGTGCGGGTACCGCGCGTGCAACCCCGGCAACGCGATCGGGTCCGTCACCACCACGTCCGCGCCCTGCCCCACCAGCCGCGTCGCGACGTACAACGCCGGGGAGTCCCGCAGGTCGTCGCTGTCCGGCTTGAACGCCGCACCGAGGATGGCCACTCGTCGACCACGGACGCTCCCGCCGAAGTGCCGCTCCGCCAACGCCACCGCGTGCTGCCGACGCCGCTGGTTGATCCCGTCCACCTCCCGCAGGAAGGTCAACGCCTGATCCACCCCCAGCTCCCCCGCCCGCGCCATGAACGCCCGGATGTCCTTCGGCAGACAACCCCCACCGAAACCCACCCCCGCCCGCAAGAACTTCGGCCCGATCCGCTCGTCATGACCCAACGCCTCCGCCAACCGCGTCACATCCGCCCCCGTCGCCTCGCACAGCTCCGCGATCGCGTTGATGAAGCTGATCTTCGTCGCCAGGAACGAGTTCGCCGCCACCTTCACCAGCTCCGCCGTCTGGTAGTTGGCCAGCAACCGCGGCATCCCGTGCACCAGCACCCCGGCATACACCTCGTCCAGCACGTCCCGCGCCGCCTCACCCGCGACCCGGTCCTCCGGCAGGCCGTAGACCACCCGGTCCGGGGTCAACGTGTCCTTGACGGCGAAACCCTCCCGCAGGAACTCCGGGTTCCACACCACCGTCGCCGCCACCCCCGCGTCCTCGCACCAAGCCTGCAGCCGCGCCGCCGTCCCCACCGGCACCGTCGACTTGCCCACCACCAACGCCCCCGCCACCGGGTGCTCGGCCATCACCGCCACCAGGTCCGTCATCGCCGCGTCCAGGTGCGACAGGTCCGCCGCCAGCCCCGATTCCCGCTGCGGGGTCCCCACCCCGATGAAGTGCACCCGCGCGCCCGCGACCTCCCCCATGTCCGTGGTGAACCGCAACCGCCCCTCCCCCACGTTGCGCGCCAGCACCTCCGCGAAACCCGGCTCGTAGAACGGCGCCTCACCCCGCGCCAACCGCTCCACCCGCGCCCCGTCCACATCGACGCCCACCACCTCATGACCCAGCTCCGCCATGCACGCCGCATGCACCGCACCCAGATAGCCACAACCGATCACCGAGATCTTCACGATGGGCACCTTCACCCACGACGGACCGGCGACGGGTGACCGCCACGCGACGAGCACGTCAACGCTGGGTGAACTGTGGCCGTCACCGCCGCCCCGGTCCCGAGCCGGACTTGCGGCGAAGCCCGGACGAGGGGCGGCGCCGCTGCCTACACTGGTAGCGCCCGCGCCCAGCGGCACCGGGGTGAGGCGAGGGCCACGACGGGGCCAGGACGAGACCAGCATCGGAGGCGGTGTGGAGACGCGGTCGCAGGACAGCCTCGGGCAGCCGCAGCCGCAGCTGCCGGGGCCCCGGCCAGGGGGGCGGGTCGTCGCGGTGGGCATCGACACCACCGGCGTCGAGGAGGTCCGTCACGCCCTGGAGCGGCACGCCGACCGCTACCTGCGCTTCGTGCTCTCCGAGCGTGAGCGGGCCGAGCTGGCCGAGACCGATGAGCTGGCCGGGGCGACTCCGACCGCCCGGGCAGCCCCGACGACCGAGGCGGCCGATGCCACCGAGCTGGCCCGCCGCTGGGCCGCCAAGGAGGCCGTCACCAAGGTCCTCGCCCCCGGGCCCGGCGACCCGTGGCCCTGGTCCGACGTCGAGGTGCTGCTGCCTTCGGGGCGGCCCGCCGAGGTCCGGCTGCAGGGCCGGGCTCGGGAGCTGGCGCGGCAGCGCGGCGTCTCCGAGATCCAGGTCGGCACGGGCCCCACCACGGCCGGCACGGTCACCGCGACCGCCGTCGGGCTCGCCATCACACCCGTCCCCATCCACCGCACCACGAGAAAGCAGGACCCATGAGCACCGACACCATCGAGGCCGTCCGCGGCGTCGTCGCCCAGCACGCGGCCCTCGAGCGGGACCCGGCCACCCTCGCTCCCGACGACGACCTCTTCGACGCCGGGATGACCTCCCACCGGAGCGTCAACCTGATGATGGCGCTGGAGGAGGAGCTGGACGTCGAGTTCCCCGACTCCGCGCTCACCCGCGAGACCTTCACGTCGCTGCGGTCCATCGCCACCGCGGTGGACCAGGTGCGCGGCTGACGTGGCCACGATCGAGCAGGCCCGCCGGGGTTTCCTGGCGCAGCTGCTGGAGGCCGGTCACTACGTGCCGCTCGGGCGCCCCGGGGTGTGGGGGCGCTCCGCGGCGTTCGAGCAGGTCCTGATGGGGCTGGTCGGCGCGCTGGACGGGTTCTACGCCGAGCGGCCGCAGACGGTGGTGCACTTCGGCCCGGTCGTCCCGCAGGCGCTGCTCGAGCGCACCGGCTACGTCACCACCCAGCCCCACCTCGTGGGCAGCATCGACGCCTTCTCCGGGGACGACGCGGACCATCGAGAGATCGTGGCCGACCTCGAGGAGGGCCGCGACTGGGCGACCCGGCTGCAGCCGTCGGGCCTGGTCATGGTGTCCTCGGCCTGCCACCCCCTCTACGGCGCGCTCGCCCACCAGCGGGTGCAGGGCAGCTACCAGATCTTCGGCTGGGTCTTCCGCCACGAGCCCTCCGAGGACCCCTTCCGCACGGCGTCCTTCCGGCAGAAGGAGTCGGTGCACGTCGGCGACCACGACGCCTGCCAGGAGCACCGCGACCACTGGGTCGGCCGGGCGGAGGAGCTGCTGCTCGAGCTCGGGCTGCCCGTCGAGCAGGAGGTCGCCAACGACCCCTTCTTCGGCCGGGCCGGACGCATGATGGCGCGCGGCCAGCGGCAGGCGGCGCTCAAGAAGGAGCTGACCATCGGGGCCTACCCCGGGCACCCGCGGACCGCGCTGGCGTCCGGCAACCTGCACGGCGACCACTTCACCGCTGCGTTCGACATCACGCTGCCGGACGGCTCCCCCGCCGAGACCTCGTGCATGGGCTTCGGCCTGGAGCGGACCACCTTGTCGCTGCTGCGGGTCCACGGGATGGACGTCGGGTCCTGGCCGGCCGGGGTGCGCCAGCGGCTCGGGCTGCAGGCCGTATGACGCGGCCCGGCGCCCGGCCCTCGCGGGGTCGGGCGCCGGGCCGGGCACGGCATACGGCCGCCGGGGTCAGTGGACCTCGACCGCGCCGCTGTCGAAGAGCGAGGTGACCGAGCCGTCCTCGAAGACCTCGCGGATGGCGTCGCCGATCAGCGGCGCGATCGACAGCTCGGTGAGCTTGTCGAAGCGCTTCTCCTCGGGGATGGGCAGGGTGTTGGTCAGGACGACCTCGCGCGCCACGGACGCCTTGAGCCGCTCGACGGCGGGGTCGGACAGGATGCCGTGCGTCGCCACGATCACCACGCCGGTCGCGCCGGCCTCCATGATGGCGTCGGCGGCCTGGCAGATGGTGCCGCCGGAGTCGATCATGTCGTCGACGAGCACGCACATGCGGCCCTCGACGTCACCGACCACACGGTTGGCGACGGACTGGTTGGCGCGGTGCGGGTCGCGGGTCTTGTGGATGAAGGCCAGCGGCGTCCCGCCGAGGCGGTTGGCCCACTTCTCGGCGACCTTGATGCGGCCGGCGTCCGGGGAGACGACGCACAGGTCGTGGTGGTGGTACTTGTCGTAGACGTACTCCGACAGGATCGGGATGGCCTGCAGGTGGTCGACCGGGCCGTCGAAGAAGCCGGAGATCTGCTCGGTGTGCAGGTCGACGGCGATGAGCCGGTCCGCCCCGGCGGTCTTGAAGAGGTCCGCCATGAGCCGCGCGGAGATGGGCTCGCGGCCGAGGTGCTTCTTGTCCTGCCGGGCGTAGCCGTAGAACGGGATGACCGTGGTGATCCGCTTGGCGCTAGCCCGCTTCAGCGCGTCGATCATGATGAGGTTCTCCATGATCCACTCGTTGATCGGCGCCGTGTGGCTCTGGATCACGAAGGCGTCGGAGCCGCGGACCGACTCCTGGTAGCGCACGTAGATCTCGGAGTTGGCGAAGGTGCGGAAGTCGGTCGGGACGACCTGCGTCTCCAGCTGGTAGGCCACCTCCTCGGCGAGCGCCGGGTGGGCGCGCCCGCTGAAGATCATGAGGTTCTTCTCGTTGGTGCGCTTCACACCGGTCATCGGGTGGTGCCCTCCTGGTTGCTCTCGTCACCCTGCGCGCCCTCGGCAGCGGCTGCTGCCTCGGCGGCCTTGCTGCCCGGGCGACGGCTCTGGATGTAGCCCGGTATGTTGCGCTGCCGGCCGCGCGCGACGGCCAGGTCGCCGGCCCCCACCGGCTGGTTGATCGCCGAACCCGCGGCGACGAACGCGCCGTCGCCGATCTCCGCCGGGGCCACGAGCACCGAGTTGGACCCGACGAAGACGTGCTTGCCGAGCGTGGAGCGGTACTTCTTCTCGCCGTCGTAGTTGGCGAAGATCGTGCCCGCCCCGATGTTGCTGCCCTCGCCGATCGTCGCGTCGCCGCAGTAGGTCAGGTGCGGCACCTTGGCGCCGTCGCCGATCTGGGCGTTCTTGGTCTCGACGAACCCGCCGATCTTGCCCTTGCGGCCGAGCGTCGTGCCCGGACGCAGGTAGGAGAACGGCCCGACGGTCGCCTCGGGACCGATCTCGGCCAGCAGGGTCTGGGAGCGTATGACGCTCGCGCCGTCCCCCACCTGGGTGTCCTGCAGCGTCGTGTCGGGCCCGATCTCGGCGCCGGCGCCGATCGTCGTGGCGCCGAGCAGCTGGGTGCCGGGGCGGATCACGGTGTCGCGGCCGACGGCGACGTCCGCGTCGATCCAGGTGGTGGCCGGGTCGACGACGGTGACGCCCTCGCGCATCCAGTGCTCGACGATGCGGCGGTTGAGCTCCTTGCCGAGGGTGGCGAGCTGGACCCGGTCGTTGACGCCCTCCGTCTGCCACAGGTCGTCGACGACGTGGGCGCTCACGGTGAGGCCCTGCCGCTTGGCGATGGCCAGGACGTCGGTGAGGTACTTCTCGCCCTGGGCGTTGTCGGTGCCGACCTCGGCGAGCGCGGTGCGCAGCACCTCGGCGTCGAAGGCGTAGAGGCCGGAGTTGATCTCGGTGATCGCCCGCTGCTCGGGAGTGGCGTCCTTCTGCTCGACGATCGCGTCGACGGAGCCGTCCTGGCCGCGGACGATGCGGCCGTAGCCGGTGGGGTCGGCCAGGTGCGCGGTCACGACCGTCACCGCGCTGCCCGTGGCGTCGTGCTGCTCGAGCAGGGCGCTGAGGGTCACCGACTGCAGCAGCGGGACGTCGCCATACGTGACCACCACGGTGCCGGAGAGGTCCTGCGGGAGCTCGGCCAGGCCGCACTCGACCGCGCGGCCGGTGCCCTTGACCTCGTCCTGGTCGGCGACGATCGCCTCGGGGGCGACGTCGGTGATGTGGGCCGCCACCCGCTCCCGCTCGTGCCGCACCACCACGACCAGGTGGGCCGGGTCGACGCCGCGCGCCGCCACGATCGCGTGACCCACGAGGCTGCGGCCGCCGATGGCGTGCAGGACCTTGGGGGTCGCGGACTTCATCCGGGTGCCCTCGCCTGCGGCGAGGACGATGACGGCGGCAGGGCGAACTGCGGTCACGGGGGTCTCCAGCGTGGCGGGACGAGCGCGCGCCGGGGGGCGCACGACGTGAACTCTACCGGTCCGGCAGGTGTCGGCTGGACCGACGCCCGGCCGTGCCGCGCCCACCGCCGGTGCCTCAGCGCGCGACCGGGATCGACCACGCCGGTTCCGCTTCTGGCTCCCCGGGTAGGAATCGAACCTACGTCGCTTGTCCTGATTCAAAGTCAGGCGGGCCCTGCCAGCAGACCAACCGGGGAACGTCGCCCGAGCGACCGCCCAAGCCTAGTCGACCTGGGGGTCCGTTTGCCGCGGCCGGCTGCCCACCGGCCCCCAGACCGACGGCAGCAGGGGTGGGGGTGCGGTGGTGTGCTCGCTGCCGTCGGGGAACCGGTAGACGATGCCTGGCGGTCGGGCCCACCCGGTGTCGTCCGGAGGCGCCTCGACGGCGGTGAGGGTGTGGCCGGGGGCCTCGTGGGCGTAGTTGTGCGCCGCGCACACCCCGACGCCGTTGCCGGCGCTCGTGGCGCCGCCGTCCCGCCAGGTGCGGGCGTGGTCGACGTGGCGGATCGGGGAGTCGCAGCCCGGCGCGCGGCAGGTCCCGTCGCGCCATACGATCAACCGGCGCAGCGCCCCGTCGAAGGCGCGCGAGCGGGAGTCCAGCGACACGAGCTCCCCCGAGGCGGGGTGGGTGTAGAGGCGGCTCAGGAACACGTCCGCCGCCCTCGCCAGCACGGCCGGATCGTCCCCGTCCACGCCGTCGCCAGGCACGAGGCCCGGCTCGTCGCCCGTGGATCCGTGGGTGCGCTGGTCAGCACCGCGGAGCAGCCGTCGCGCCACGGGCGCGGGGACCGGGCCGTATCCGGGCAGCCAGGCGGGGGTGGCTGCGGGACCGAACGCCGTGTGGTCGCCCATCACGATCCCGACCTCCAGGGGCAGGCACCCGGGCGCCTCCCCTGTGACCCGCTGCACCAGCAGGTCGGCCTGCAGCTGGGAGACGCTGCGGGCGTCACCGGCCGCCCCGACACGTGCCGGTCCGCGACCGCACGGTCGTGCGCGGCGGTGGCCGCCTGCGGGTCCAGCTCGTAGGCCCAATATGCCCCAAAAATAGGTCTGACCAGCGAGAACACCCGTCTGCAAGGATCGCGACGGACGGTCCCGGCGGGTCACTCAGGGCGCCTGCTGCAGCTCGACCCGGTTGCCGCTCCCGTCATGGGTGTGCAGCCGGCGCACCCCGGGGATCGCGTCGTCCCGGACCACCTCGTGACCCGCCGCGAGCAGCCGGTCGGCCGCCCGGTCGAGGTCGGTGACGACGAGGCAGGGGTGCGCCTTGCGCGCCGGCGCGAAGCCCGGCTCCACGCCCACGTGCACCTGGGCCGACCCCGACCGGAACCAGCACCCGCCGCGCGCCGCCAGCCGCTCCGGCTTGGGGACCTCCTCCATCCCGAGGACCTCGCCGTAGAACGCACGGGCCCGACCCTCGTCGCCGGCCGCGCAGGACACCTGCACGTGGTCGAGCCCGGTCACCAGCGGCTCGGCCCCGACCGATCCCCCCATCGCTGCTGCACGCCGGTGCCCCACGGCGAAGATGCGGCGGAACGAGAACGGCACGCCATACGGCTCACGCGGATAGGCCTGCCGCAGCCGCTCGCGGTAGGGCGCGAGGAAGCTCTCGGCGTCCTCCCCCAGCGCCTCCAGGACCGGGCGCAGCCCGGTGCCACGCACCCAGTCCAGCACCGGATCCTGCTGCGCCCCAGCCGGATCCAGGATGTGCAGGTATGCCGTCTCCCACACGTCCGGCTCGAGACCGGCGGCGGCGAGCAGCGCGGCGTACTCCCCCGCGGTGGCGGTGGCGCGGGACCGGTCGAGCAGCGGCCGGAGCTCCGTCGCGCGCGGGTGCTCGGCGGCGACCTCCCGCATCACCACGTGGCTCGGGGCATCCAGGTTGGCGGGCACCTGCATCGCGAACCACCCTGTCGCCGAGAGGTGCTCGAGCCAGCGCGGGATCAGGTCACGATGGGTCGGCACCCACTGCAGCGCGGCGTTGGTGACGAGGACGTCGACGGGGGCGCCCAGCGTCGCGGGATCCCAGTCCTCGGCCCGCCCGTCGACCCACTCCACCAGTCCGTCGGGGTCGAGCTCGCGAGCCCGGGCGAGCATCTGGGGGCTGGGGTCCAGGCCGACGACGCGGGCCTGCGGCCACCTCCTGGCCAGAGCGAGGGTCAGCGGCCCGTCGCCGCAGCCGAGGTCCACGACCAGCCGGGGCGGCTCGGCGGGGCGCACCCGCGCGAGCAGGTCCCAGAAGGGTCGCGACCGCTCGTCGGCGAACCGGGAGTACTGCTGGGGATCCCACATCGCGTCTCCTGTCTACGGGTGCTTGCTTCAGCTCCCATCCTCTCAGTATTTATCTTGATGTCAAGAGATCGCGTGTGCGGGATGCGAATGAGCGTCCTGCATGCGCACGACTGTGCGAGGATGCGGCCATGAGCGTGCCCACCACCGCGCCCGGCGACGGCTACGTCCAGTCCCTCGCCCGCGGCCTGGCCGTCATCCGCGCCTTCGACGCCGACCACCCCCGGATGACGCTGTCCGAGGTGGCCCGCCGGACCGACCTGTCGCGGGCCGCGGCCCGACGCTTCCTGCTGACGCTGGAGTCCCTCGGCTACGTCCGCAGCGACGACCGGGCCTTCCAGCTCACGCCGCAGGTGCTGCAGCTCGGCTTCTCCTACCTGTCCAGCCAGACCCTGCCGGACGTCGCCCAGCCGCACCTGCAGGCGCTGTCCGAGCAGATCCACGAGTCCACGTCGGTGGCCGTGCTCGACGGCGACGAGATCGTCTACGTGGCGCGGCACGCCACGTCGCGGATCATGACGGTGTCGATCCGGGTCGGCACCCGGTTCCCCGCCTACGCGACGTCGATGGGGCGGGTTCTGCTCGCCGGGCTGTCCCCCGACGCCCTGCAGGCCTACCTCGCCCGGGTGCGGCTCGAGCGCCTCACCCCCCACACCGTGGGCAGCGTCGCCGCGCTGCGCGACTCGCTCGACGAGGTGCGCGAGAGCGGCTGGTGCGTGCTGGACCAGGAGCTGGAGCTCGGGCTGCGCTCGCTGGCGGTGCCCGTCCACGACGGCGGGGGGCGGGTCGTGGCCGCCGCCAACGTCTCGACCAAGGTCGTCAGCACCGACCGGTCGCGGCTCGGGGACTACCTCCCGCCCTTGCGGGCGACGGTCCACGCGATCGAGGACGACCTGCGGGCCCAGAGCCGCTAGCTCAGCCCTCGAAGGACAGCAGCAGCCGCCGCAGCGTCGCCGCCAGCTCGGTCCGGTCGGCCTCGGGCAGCTCGGCCAGCAGCTCCCGCTCCCGCCCCAGCAGGTCCGCGAACGCCGCATCCACCACCGCGCGCCCCTCGTCGGTCAGCGCCACGATCACCCCGCGACGGTCGTGCGGGTCGGGCGACCGCCGCACGAATCCCCGTGCGGTGAGCCGGTCCACGCGGTTGGTCATGGTCCCGCTCGTCACCAGCGTCTGCTGCACGAGCGCCCCCGGGGACAGCTCGTATGGCGCCCCCGCCCGCCGCAGCGCCGCGAGCACGTCGAACTCCCACCCGTCCAGGCCGTGCTGCGCGAAGGCGGCGCCGCGAGCCAGGTCGAGGTGCCGCGCCAGGCGGGACACCCGGGACAGGACGTGCAGCGGGCCGAGGTCGAGGTCGGGGCGCTCGCGCGCCCAGGCCGCGACGATGCCGTCGACGTCGTCGGAGGTGCTCATGGCCCCAGGCTACTCCCGTCAAGTTTCTCGACGTCGAGCGACCCGACGTCGAGCCGCGCTCGTTGCGAGTGCGTCATCGAGAGGCGACAGATGGGGGTCATCCGCGCCGGATGACCCCCATCTGTCGCCTCTCAACGAGGGCCGGGGGCGGGTATCTCGCCTCTCGACGAGGGCCGGGGGCGGATCTGTCGCGCCTCAGCGGTAGTCCCCCCGGATCCAGCGGGCGACCCGCTCGCCCAGCGGCGTCACCGTGTCCCGCGCGTCGGCGTGATCGGTCAGCAGCTCCCAGCCGTGCCCGGCCTCCAGCCACACGAAGTCCTTGTGAGGGGAGGGCGCGGCCTGCACCATCGCCTCGACCGCGGCGCGGTCCCCCGAGTCCTGCGCCGACAACGCGGCGAGCACCGGCATGGTCAGCGTGGGGGCGACCTGCGCCGCCGGCGGCGCCTCGTACCACTGTCCCGGGCCGGACAGGTCGACGACGGCGTCGGCGCCCAGCGACCGGGCGAACCCGACCACCATCGAGCCCCCCATCGACGCCCCGACCAGGGTCACCCGGCGCGCACCCCGCCGCCGTGCCTCCTCGACCACGAGGCGCAGCTGGCCCCGGCGATCGCCGTAGAACGGTGACCCCAGCTCGCAGCGGCTCCCGGCATACCCGCAGAGGTTGACCAGGTAGGCCGTGAACCCCGGTCGGGGCAGCGTCGAGAGGTACGGCCAGAAGCCGCAGAACCCGTCGTCCAGCTGGTGCACGAAGACCGCCGCGTCCGGGCCCGAGCCGACGACGGCGCCGGCGAGCCGGGCACCGGCGGGACCGGCATACGTGATCGGTCGGGCTCCGGGCACCCGGGCCTGGCTGGTGAGGCAGGTGAGGTCCAGCCCCGTCGGGTCGGTGGTCGGCGTCGGCGCCGCCGCGGCGCTCGAGGTGGACGCGCTCGAGGTGGACGTGCTCGAGGTGGATGTGCTCGTGCTCGACGTCGTCGAGGTGCTGCCCCCCGAGCCGGTCGCGCCCCCGCAGGCGACGAGCAGCACCAGCAGCGGCGTGGCGATCAACGTCCTCAGTGATCTCATATGTCAACATTGACATATGCCTCGGCCTGCGGACAAGACCTCAGATCTCGGCCACGCCCTGCTGGGTCTGCTCGCGCGGGGCGAGGCGACCGGCTACGACCTGAGCGCCCGGCTCGCGGCGCCGCTCGGCTACTTCTGGACCGCGCGGCACAGCCAGGTCTACCCCGAGCTGGCGCGGCTGGAGGCGGCCGGCCTCGTCACGCACCAGGTGATCGCGGGTCGCGGCCCACGACCCACCAAGCGGTATGCCGTCACCGCCGCCGGCCGTGCCGCGCTCGCCGCGTGGGTGGTGACCGACCCCGGGGACCAGCCCGACCGTGACGTGCTGGTGCTGCGCGCCTACTCGCTGTGGCTCGCCGACCCCGTGGCGGCCCGGGCGATGCTGCAGGGGCTCCGCGAGCGGCACGCGGCCCGGCTCGAGGAGTACCTCGCGCACGAGCGCCGCATCCTGCACCCGAGCGACGCGCAGAGGGACTCGCAGCTCGCCACCAAGGACAACCTCAAGGATGCGGCAGCAGTCGACGCAGCCGCCCGCGAGATCGCCTGGGACGAGCCGCGGTTCGCGGCGCTGGCGACGGTGCGGGCGGGCATCGGCTACGAGCGCCACCGGATCGCCTGGGTCGACTGGGTGGTGGCGTCGCTCGCGGCGGGTCACGCGCAGTGAGGACCGCCCGGGTCGAGCGGCCCCAGCCGCTCAGCCGGTGACCTCGGCCGCCTCCAGCCAGGCCATCTCCAGCTCCTCGCGCTGGTCCACGACCTCCCGCAGCCGGGCGTCGAGCTCGCGGACCGCGGTGGCGTCGGTCGCCCGCGCGACCATGTCGTCGTGCAGCCGGGCCTGCTCGGCCTCCAGCCGGGCGATCTGACGCTCCAGCCGCCCCATCTCCTTGCGGGCCTCGCGGACCTCGGCGGCGGAGTATGCCGGGCCGCCGCCCGACGCGGCTGCGGCGGTGCCTGCCGCTGCGGGCCCGCCGGCGCCCTGGCCCGCCGCGGCGTCCCGGCCCGCCGCAGCGTCCCGGGAGCGGGCGGACTGCCGGGCCTGCTGCTGGGCGGCATACAACTGGAGGTATTGCTCGACGCCGCCCGGCAGGTCGCGCAGCCGGCCGTCGCC contains:
- the pth gene encoding aminoacyl-tRNA hydrolase codes for the protein MTTSDTWLVVGLGNPGADYARNRHNVGAMAVDVLARRAGTGLRRHKARADAAEVRVGVLPAGAPGPRAVLAVPASYMNESGGPVKALMSFYKVPPSRLVVIHDELDIPFAASRVKVGGGEGGHNGLRSISRSVGTQDYVRVRLGIGRPPGRQDPADFVLKDFGAKERPDVDVLLEDAADIVEDVLGRGVTFAQDRWNAR
- a CDS encoding 50S ribosomal protein L25/general stress protein Ctc, which produces MSDAIKLQADLRTEFGKGAARRTRREGKTPAVIYGHGAEPIHVALPAHDTWQALKNPNALLTIVIDGKEQLALAKDVQRDPIKPVIDHVDLVTVNRGEKVTVDITVIVTGEAAAETVVTVENSQIQVEAEATHIPEGVEVSVEGLEAGTQILAKQLELPAGSTLVSDEELLVVNITQQVSAEALEAELAEAEGEAGIEKDEAEEGGEAEGDAAEGDAESEDKPEGDEA
- a CDS encoding UDP-glucose dehydrogenase family protein; its protein translation is MKISVIGCGYLGAVHAACMAELGHEVVGVDVDGARVERLARGEAPFYEPGFAEVLARNVGEGRLRFTTDMGEVAGARVHFIGVGTPQRESGLAADLSHLDAAMTDLVAVMAEHPVAGALVVGKSTVPVGTAARLQAWCEDAGVAATVVWNPEFLREGFAVKDTLTPDRVVYGLPEDRVAGEAARDVLDEVYAGVLVHGMPRLLANYQTAELVKVAANSFLATKISFINAIAELCEATGADVTRLAEALGHDERIGPKFLRAGVGFGGGCLPKDIRAFMARAGELGVDQALTFLREVDGINQRRRQHAVALAERHFGGSVRGRRVAILGAAFKPDSDDLRDSPALYVATRLVGQGADVVVTDPIALPGLHARYPHIQTAPDARAACLDAELVMLLTEWREFTTLDPQRLGAIVQDRAVIDGRNALDPQAWEAAGWTYHGMGRASTTW
- a CDS encoding holo-ACP synthase, giving the protein METRSQDSLGQPQPQLPGPRPGGRVVAVGIDTTGVEEVRHALERHADRYLRFVLSERERAELAETDELAGATPTARAAPTTEAADATELARRWAAKEAVTKVLAPGPGDPWPWSDVEVLLPSGRPAEVRLQGRARELARQRGVSEIQVGTGPTTAGTVTATAVGLAITPVPIHRTTRKQDP
- a CDS encoding acyl carrier protein, which encodes MSTDTIEAVRGVVAQHAALERDPATLAPDDDLFDAGMTSHRSVNLMMALEEELDVEFPDSALTRETFTSLRSIATAVDQVRG
- a CDS encoding ribose-phosphate diphosphokinase encodes the protein MTGVKRTNEKNLMIFSGRAHPALAEEVAYQLETQVVPTDFRTFANSEIYVRYQESVRGSDAFVIQSHTAPINEWIMENLIMIDALKRASAKRITTVIPFYGYARQDKKHLGREPISARLMADLFKTAGADRLIAVDLHTEQISGFFDGPVDHLQAIPILSEYVYDKYHHHDLCVVSPDAGRIKVAEKWANRLGGTPLAFIHKTRDPHRANQSVANRVVGDVEGRMCVLVDDMIDSGGTICQAADAIMEAGATGVVIVATHGILSDPAVERLKASVAREVVLTNTLPIPEEKRFDKLTELSIAPLIGDAIREVFEDGSVTSLFDSGAVEVH
- the glmU gene encoding bifunctional UDP-N-acetylglucosamine diphosphorylase/glucosamine-1-phosphate N-acetyltransferase GlmU, coding for MTAVRPAAVIVLAAGEGTRMKSATPKVLHAIGGRSLVGHAIVAARGVDPAHLVVVVRHERERVAAHITDVAPEAIVADQDEVKGTGRAVECGLAELPQDLSGTVVVTYGDVPLLQSVTLSALLEQHDATGSAVTVVTAHLADPTGYGRIVRGQDGSVDAIVEQKDATPEQRAITEINSGLYAFDAEVLRTALAEVGTDNAQGEKYLTDVLAIAKRQGLTVSAHVVDDLWQTEGVNDRVQLATLGKELNRRIVEHWMREGVTVVDPATTWIDADVAVGRDTVIRPGTQLLGATTIGAGAEIGPDTTLQDTQVGDGASVIRSQTLLAEIGPEATVGPFSYLRPGTTLGRKGKIGGFVETKNAQIGDGAKVPHLTYCGDATIGEGSNIGAGTIFANYDGEKKYRSTLGKHVFVGSNSVLVAPAEIGDGAFVAAGSAINQPVGAGDLAVARGRQRNIPGYIQSRRPGSKAAEAAAAAEGAQGDESNQEGTTR
- a CDS encoding HNH endonuclease signature motif containing protein, with product MMGDHTAFGPAATPAWLPGYGPVPAPVARRLLRGADQRTHGSTGDEPGLVPGDGVDGDDPAVLARAADVFLSRLYTHPASGELVSLDSRSRAFDGALRRLIVWRDGTCRAPGCDSPIRHVDHARTWRDGGATSAGNGVGVCAAHNYAHEAPGHTLTAVEAPPDDTGWARPPGIVYRFPDGSEHTTAPPPLLPSVWGPVGSRPRQTDPQVD